The DNA segment GTGTAATTGCAAATGAGATGATAGTTGGATATTCAAGCTTAAATGAAAATATCTCAACAACAATAGATCTAATTCAAAATGTAACAATTGCAAGTAAAGAGCAATCAACAGGAATGGTTCAGATAAATGATGCTGTAAATAATTTAGATCAAATAACTCAAAGAAATGCACAAAATGCAGGAGTTGCAAATGATATTGCTCAACAAACATTGAAAATATCTAAAGAGATTATTGCTCAAGTGAATTCAAAAGAGTTTGATGGAAAATAAAAAAAGTAGAGTTATATTTTAAGGAATATAACTCTCTTTATTGTTTACAAACTTTGTTGTATAAAAAAGCTCTTTTAAAAATAAAACCAATGAAGCTACCAAAGAACCCATTGCTAGGATAAATAGATTTGCTATTAAAAAAGTGTGTTCAAAATGAAAAAATGAACTTAAAAAAATTGTAATAATTACAAGAGCGACTAAAAGACCTGTTGTTGTACCAAAGAATATTGCACGATTAGTATTGTTCATTCTCATAGTTAAAAAATTTCTTCTAGCTTTTATCATTTCTCTTAATTCATCATCCATTTTACCTTGCTCTTTTTTTTCATTTTCAAATTTATCTAGTCTATCTACTTTATCAATTATTCGAACTAGTCTACTTGTAAAAACATTTAAAAGTCCAGCCACACCAGCTAGTAAAAAAACTGGTGCAACTGAGAGTTGAATCATACTTGAAATTGAATTTACTTCGTTGATATTTATCACTATTTTGCTTCGTCAATAATTTTTAGAAGATCTTCTTGTGTTGTTTGTGCAAGTTCAATTAAATCAGGATTTATATCATCTACTAATTGTACAACAGAGTTTAAAGCAATATTAGTTTCTCCATCTTTTGTATAAACTGCTATTTTACAAGGCATAATACAAGATAAAGTTATATCCTCATTTAAAAAAGTTTCAGCAACATTTGGATTACAAATATCTAAAACTTGACAATCTTCACTTAAATCTTTACCTTTAGATTTTAGAGTTTCTTTTATATTGTGAACATGTAAAACACCAAATTTATAATTTGGTGCAATCTCTTTAATTTTTTCAACTACTTCTTGAACACTTTTGTCTGAAATTTCAATATATTGCATATTTTTCCTTTTATATATTTTTTTTACTGATTTTAGCAAATTAATTTTATGAAAATAGTAAATGATTTTAAAATTATGATATAATCTTTTAATTTTAGCATACTTCGGTCTATGCATGACTTCGTTTTTGTAGTATTTCTACAACTCATTTAAACTCAAATTATTCAACCTAGATCGTAACTTAAGCTAATAACTTTTGTGGGTTTATAAAACAAAAGGTACTTATGTCATTTTTAAATTTAGGATTATGCACAGAAATTCTTCGTGCAGTTAAAGAAGAGGGTTATACAAAAGCAACTCCTATTCAAATACAGTCTATACCAGTAATATTGTCAAAAAAAGATGTTTTAGCAGCTGCTCAAACAGGAACTGGAAAAACTGCTGGTTTTACACTTCCATTATTGCAGTTATTAAATAAAAACTATTCAAAAGATAAAAAAAGAGTTGTAAAAGCCCTTATTTTAACTCCAACAAGAGAATTAGCATCACAAGTTGGACAAAGTGTTCAAACTTACGGAAAATATCTCTCTTTTAAATCAGCTGTTATATTTGGAGGAGTTGGAATAAACCCACAAAAAGCTATTATAAAAAAAGGTATTGATATTATTACTGCAACTCCTGGAAGATTGCTTGATTTGGTATCTCAAGATAGTTTAGATTTATCAAAAGTTGAATTTTTGGTTTTAGATGAAGCTGATAGAATGCTTGATATGGGATTTATACATGATATTAAAAAAATATTAGCACTTCTTCCAAAAAAAAGACAAAATCTACTTTTTTCAGCTACTTTCTCACCTGAAATTAAAAAATTAGCAGATGGATTACTAAATTCTCCAGTTTTAATAGAGGCTTCAAAAGCAAATAGCACTTCACATAAAGTTGAACAAACTATCCATTTAGTTGATAAAAATAGAAAAAAAGAGCTTTTAGTTCATCTTTTAAATAAAAATAATTTGAAACAAGTTTTAGTTTTTACAAGAACAAAGCATGGTGCTAATAAGCTAAGTGAAGCTTTAATAAAAGATAAAATAACTTCAGCTGCAATTCATGGAAATAAATCTCAAGGTGCAAGAACAAAAGCTTTAGATGATTTTAAATCAGGAAAAGTAAGAGTTTTGGTTGCAACTGATATAGCAGCAAGAGGAATAGATATAGATCAATTACCACATGTAATAAATTTTGAATTACCAAATGTTCCTGAAGATTATGTTCATAGAATTGGACGAACAGGAAGAGCTGGAAATAAAGGTGAAGCTATATCTTTAGTTTGTGTTGATGAACATGAATATTTATTTGGAATAGAAAAATTAATTAAACAAAAAATAAATAAAATTGCAATAGATGGATTTAAAGTAGATCCAAATATAAAAGCGGAATCTATTTCAAACAGTAAAAATAAAAATAATAGTCAAAGTAGAGCAACAAAAAATAAAGTTTCTACATCACAAGATAAAACTTCTAATTCAAAAAGAGATCAAGAAAATTCATCTTTAAGCTCAAAATCTAGAGAAAACAACAATAGACATTTTTCAAAAAAAAGTGAATCTTCATCTAATGGCTCAAGAAATAGAAGAGTGAATTCAACTTTAAAAACTAAATAAATTCTAATCCTATAAGTAAGATGTTTTCAAAATCATCTTACTTACTTTTAAAATTAATAATCAATTCATATCCTTATAGATATACTTTTTTCTCTTAAAATATAAAAAAAGAAAGATTTCATAGATGAAAAAAGTAAAATTACAAAATTTAGATTGTGCAAATTGCGCCTTAAAAATAGAAAAAACTTTAAATGATATGCCAGAATTATCAAATGTTAAATTGAATTTTTCTACTTCAACTCTTACTTTTGAACAAAATACAAATAATGATTTATTGGATGTTATTGAAAAAGAGATTCAAAAAATTGAAAAGGAAGTTTTTATAGTAAAAGAAGAGAATAAAAAGCAAAAAACATTTTGGCAACTTCTAGATAAAAAGCTTTTAGCTATTACGCTAGTATCTCTTTTTTTAACTTATATCTCTTATAACTATATAGAAAATAGACAAATGCAAATTGCAGTTTATATTGTGGCTTATATAATTGTAGGTTGGGATGTTTTATACAAAGCATTTAATAACATAATAAATGGAAAAGTATTTGATGAATACTTTTTAATGTCAATAGCAACTTTGGGTGCTTTTGGTTTGGCTGATTTTGTTGAAGGTATATCGGTTATGATATTTTATCAAGTAGGTGAAATGTTTCAAAGGGTTGCTGTTTCAAATTCTAGAGATAATATAAATGCACTAATTGATATCAAACCAGAGTATGCTTTTGTAAAAGAGGGTGATATTGTAGTTCAAAGAACTCCTGAAGAGCTAAGAATTGGAGATATTATCTTAGTAAAAGTAGGTGAAAAAGTTCCAGTAGATGCTATATTATTAAATAATTCATGCCTATTTGATACAAGTGCAATAACAGGGGAATTTAGACCAAAAACTATAAATGAGAATGAATCTGTTTTAAGTGGATTTATAAATGTTTCAAACGCTGTTTATTTAAAAGTTAACTCTCTTTATAAAGATTCAACTATTGCAAAAGTTATAGAACTTATAGAAAATGCAAGTTCAAAAAAAGCAAATGCTGAGAAGTTTATAACAAAATTTGCAGCTGTTTATACTCCTATTGTTGTTGTTATGGCTCTATTTTTAGCATTTTTACCACCATTTTTTATAGAAGGTGCTTTATATTCTGATTGGATTGAAAGAGCTTTGGTATTTTTAGTTATTTCTTGTCCTTGTGCTTTGGTTGTATCTATTCCACTATCTTTTTTTAGCGCAATTGGTGCTGTTTCAAAAAAAGGTATTTTAGTAAAAGGTGCAAATTATATAGAAAAACTAACAGAAATTGAAAATATTGTTTTTGATAAAACAGGAACTTTAACTAAAGGTGTTTTTGAAGTTATAAAAGTAGAAGCTTTTGATATAAATAAAGATGAACTTTTAAGATATGCTGCAATAGTTGAGAGTTTTTCAACTCATCCAATAGCAAAAGCAATTGTAAAATCTTATGATAAAGAATTAAATTTAAAAGAGTTAAATTCAAGTAAAGAGTTTAGTGGTTTGGGTATAAAAGCTATTGTAAATGAAAAGGAGATTTTAATAGGAAATAAAAAACTTCTTGAAAAATTCGATATAAAGATTTCAGAAGATTTAGAAGAGAAGTTAAATGTTGTTTATGTATCAATTGATTCAAAACTTGTTGGGTATATTGTAGTAAGTGATATTATAAAACCTGAAGCAAAAGAGTTTATTAAAGAATTAAAAAAATTGAATATCTTTAAAACTTATATGTTGACAGGTGATAAAAAAGAGCAAGCAATTGAAGTATCAAAAGCTATAGGAATAGAGAATATAAAATATGAGCTTCTCCCTCAAGATAAATTGAAAATTTATGAAGAAATAAAAAAAGAGAGTGGAAAAACAACAGCTTTTGTGGGGGATGGAATAAATGATGCTCCAACATTAGCTGCATCAGATATTGGTTTTGCTATGGGTGGAGTTGGAAGTGATTTAGCTATTAAATCTGCTGATGTTATAGTTTTAAATGACAATTTAAATGCAATAAGTGATGCTATAAAAATAGCTAAAAAAACTAAAGCTATTGTATATCAAAACATTGTATTTATTATGGCTATAAAAATTGGCTTTTTATTTTTAGGAGCAAGTGCGCTTATAGGAATGAAAGAAGCAATTTTTGCAGATATGGGAGTTGCACTAATAGCAATATTTAATTCAATGAGAATACTAAAAGATATAAATAAATAGGAGAAATATTTTGAATTATGAAATAAAAAATAGTTTTATAAAAGCAAAAATTAGATCTTTTGGAGCAGAACTAAATAGCCTTCAAAAAATTACAAATAATTTTGAGTATATATGGCAAGCAGATTCAAAATACTGGGCAAGGCACTCACCTGTTCTTTTTCCTATTGTTGGAAGATTAAAAGATGATATATATTTTTATAAAGATAAAAAATATAATTTGTCTCAACATGGTTTCTCAAGAGATAAAGAGTTTGAATTAGTTAAAAAAGAGGAAGATTTTATAGAGTTTGTTTTAAAAAGTGATGAAAGAACTTTTAAAATTTATCCTTTTTTATTTGAGTTGAATATCTCATATAAATTAGACAAAACAAAACTAATAATTTCTTATAAAATAAAAAATAGAAGTGAAGATAGTATCTATTTTTCAATAGGTGCCCATCCAGCTTTTAATATTTTAGATGGTGATTTTTTAGAATTTGAAAATGTAGAAAAAGCCAAGAGATATTTTTTAAATGAAAAAGGGTTAGTTTATAAAGATGAAGAGTTGTCTTTTATAGAAAATAAACTTTTTTTAGATGAAAATATATTTAAAAATGATGCTTTGATTTTTAATGATTTGAGTATAAAATCTATTAATCTAAGAGATAAAAATAATAATAAAATTTTAAAAGTTGAATTTGAAAGATTTCCTTATTTAGGAATTTGGTCAAAACCAAATCTTGCACCTTTTGTATGTATTGAACCTTGGTTTGGAGTTGCAGATGAAGAAAATTCGAATCAAAATATAGAAGAGAAAAAAGGAATTCAAATCTTGCAAAAAGATGAAATTTTTTCTTGTTTTTATAGTATTGAAATTTAAAGAATAAAGAAAAAAATCTCTTTATTCTTTAACCTTGCATTCCTGAACCAGAACTATTTTTTGGTTTAGAAAAACTTTTTTTTGTAACAACTATCTCTTTTTGTTTCTCTTTTCTTAATGTATCTTTTTCAACAAAGATTTTTTCTTTTGTAAATGGATCAAGTTCTGTGTAATACATAACAGCTGAGTAAGTTCCTGGAGTTGGAGTAAATACTTGAGCTTGTTCAGGATTTATCTTTAATTCATGAGTTGTAAATTGCTTTAACTCATGCATGTGGCTTTCTTTACATCCTGGATGAGCAGCTATTAGATAATATGTTAAAAATTGTTTTTTACCAGTTTCTCTATTGAGTTCATCAAACATTCTTTTAAACTCAATAAGTGATTGTTTTCCTGGTTTTCCCATATGGTGAAGTACTTCATCACTTGTATGTTCAGGAGCTATTTTCATTTGACCTGAAATATGATGGTCAATTATCTCTTTTAAATACTCTTTTCCATGATTTTTATCAGCAGCTATAAAGTCATATCTAATTCCAGAAGCTATAAATGCTTTTTTAACACCAGGAACTGCTCTTATATCTCTTAAAAGATTTATGTTTCTACTATGATTTACTTTCATTGTACGACAAAGTCTATGCGCATCAACACATCTTTTATTATCTATGCAAGTTCCTAAATTTATCTTTTTTTTACATTCATAACCATACATATTTGCAGTTGGTCCACCCACATCAGAGATAATTCCTTTAAAATCTTTCATAGTTGTGAAATGTTTTGCTTCACCTAAAATATTTTGTTCACTTCTTGTTCTTATAGTTCTTCCTTGATGGGCTGCAATCGCACAGTAATTACACTCTCCCCAACAACCATGATGTGTCATAATTGAGAATTTTATAGTCTCTAAAGCTTTTACTTTTCCTTCTTTTGCATGATATGGATGTAAATCCCTTTGATATGGGAAAGAGGCTATTTTGTCCATCTCATTTTCTTCTAAATAACGGCTTGGTGGGTTTTGGATTAGGTATCTTCCATCTACTTCTTGACAGAGACCTTTTGAATACATTGGGTCATTATTGTCATAAAATGTTCTAAAAAGGTCAATATATTTCTCTTTATTTTCTAAACACTCTTTATGAGATGGAATTTGAATATACTCTTTTACTGGTTCTTTTGAAATATAGCAAAGCCCTGCAATAGTTTTCACGTCTTTACCTTCTTTTAAATAAAGCCCCAAATCTATTATTGCTTGTTCACCCATTCCATAAACCATATAATCAGCTTTTGAATCAAATAAAATTGGTTTTCTTAAACTGTTTGACCAATAATCATAATGTGTAAGTCGTCTAAGACTTGCTTCTATCCCACCTAAAACAATTGGAACAGTATTTTTAAAATATCTTCTTATTAAATTTGTATAAACTAAAGTTGCTCTATCAGGTCGTTTGTTATTTTTTCCACCAGGAGTATAATCATCATCATTTCTAAACTTTTTTGTAGCTGTATAGTTTGAAACCATTGAGTCAATACTTCCACCACTAACTCCCCAAAAAAGTTTTGGTTCACCTAATCTTTTAACATCAATATCACTATTAACATCAGGTTGTCCTATTATTCCAACTCTTAGTCCAATATCTTCTAATATTCTTCCAACAACAGCAATTCCCATAAAAGGCGAATCTATATATGCATCACCTGTTATTAAAACAACATCAAGCTCATCCCAACCTCGTTGTTTCATCTCTTCTTTAGTTGTTGGTAAAAATTTATTTAATTTATCCATTAATCTTCTTTTTTTAATAATATATTATTAGTATTATGCCCAAATAGATTTTATGAAGTGATTTAATTTATAGTTTGAAAAGTTTTGTGTAAAGAGAAATTACTTTCTCTTTACAGCTTTTGCGTTTGGTAAATCTGTGATTGTTCCTTCGAAAATCTCAGCAGCCATACCAATAGATTCGTGTAGCGTTGGGTGAGCATGAATTGTAAGAGCTATATCTTCAGCATCACAATCCATTTCAAGAGCTAGTGAAATTTCACCTAAAAGCTCTCCAGCATTTTCTCCAACAATTGCTCCACCAATTAATTGATGAGTATCTTTGTTGAAGATTAATTTTGTCATACCTGTATTTGAAACATCGCTAGCTAGTGCTCTTCCACTTGCGCTCCATGGGAAAGTAGAAACTTCATAGTTTATTCCAGCTTTTTTAGCTTCAATTTCAGTCATTCCAGCCCAAGCAATTTCAGGGAATGTATATGCAATAGAAGGAATTTGTTTTGGCTCAAAGTAAACTTTATGACCAGCAATTACTTCAGCAGCTACATGACCTTCATGAACAGCTTTATGTGCAAGCATTGGTTGTCCAATAATGTCTCCAATAGCAAAAATATGAGGAACTTTTGTTCTTAGTTGAGAATCAACTTTGATTAATCCTTGTTCATTTACTTCAACATTTGTATTTTCAAGACCAAGTTTATTTCCATTTGCACTTCTTCCAAGAGCAACTAAAACAGCATCATATAAAATTCCTTCTTTAGGTGCATTTTCACCTTTGAATTCTACATAAATACCATCAGGTTTTGGAATGATACTTTGAGTTTGAGTTTTATACATGATATTAAATCTATTTGCATTTGCTTTTGTATAAAGTTTTATTAAATCAGCATCTGTTCCAGTCATTAGTTGTTCACCTCTAATTGCAACATCAACTTGGCTTCCTAAAGTTGAGTAAACTGTACCCATCTCAAGACCAATAATTCCTCCACCAAGGATTAAAAGTTTTTTAGGAACTTCTTTTACTTCTAAAGCATTTGTTGAATCCCAAATTCTTGGATCTTCATGAGGAATAAATGACATTTTTGAACTTTGGCTACCTGCAGCAATAATGCAGTAGTCAAAAGTTACTTTTGTTTTTTCATCACTATTTGATAAACTAACTTCAACACTATGTTCATCTAAGAATTTAGCAACACCTTGAATATGTTGAACTTTTCTCATCTTTGCCATAGCATCTAATCCACCAGTAAGTTTTTTTACAACTCCACTTTTGTATTCAGCAACTTTTTTAATATCTATTTTTGGGCTTTCGTAAAATATTCCAGCTTTTTCTATATGTTTTGCTTCTTCTATAACTTTTGCAACATGTAAAAGTGCTTTTGAAGGAATACATCCAACATTTAAGCAAACTCCACCCAAAGTAGGGTGTCGTTCAACTATAACTGTCTCAAGACCTAAATCAGCACATCTAAATGCTGCAGAGTAACCACCAGGTCCTGCCCCAATTACTAAAACTTGAGTTTTAACTTCAGTCATTTTAGTCTCCTTATAGACTTAACAATCTAATATCACTTAAAAGTTGTGATACAGTTGTTGTAAATCTAGCACCATCAGCACCATCTATTACTTTGTGGTCATAAGATAGACTTAATGGAAGCATTAATCTTGGTTTGAATTTTTTACCATTAAACACAGGTTTAATAGAAGATTTTGAAATTCCTAAAATTGCAACTTCAGGAGCATTTATAATTGGTGTAAAATATGTACCACCAATTCCACCAAGACTAGAAATTGTAAAGCATCCTCCACTCATATCATTTGAAGTTAGTTTTCCATCTCTTGCTTTTTGTGATAGTTCTGCTAATTCAAGAGCAATTTGTTTAAACCCTTTTTTATCAACATCTTTAATCACTGGTACTAAAAGACCATTTGGAGTATCAACTGCAACTCCAATGTTATAGTACTCTTTCATAATCAATTCTTGTCCATCTAAACTTAAGCTTGAATTGAATTTTGGATGAATAGCTAAAGCTTTTTGAACAGCTTTAATAATAAATACTAAAGGTGAAAGTTTGAAATCTTTTGCTTTTTCATTTTGTTCTTTTCTAAACTCTTCAAGTTCAGTAATATCAGCTTCATCAAATTGTGTAACATGAGGAGCTGATAAATAGTTTTTATGTAAAAATGGTCCAGATATTTTTTGAACTCTACTTAATTCAACTCTATTTACTTTTCCAAATTGTGAGAAATCAATCTCTTTTGACTCAGGAAGGCTAAATCCAAATCCGATACTTGAAGCAGAAGCTGGTTTATTTAGTTGCTCTTTTACATAAGCTTTAATATCTTCAACTAAAATTCTTCCTTTATTTCCACTACCTTTTACAAAACCTAAATCAACTCCAAACTCTCTTGCTACTTTTCTAACACTTGGACTTGCATAAACTTTTGTAGCTTTTTTAGATAAAACTTTACTCTCTTCTTCAATATCTGCACTTCTAGCTGCTACTTCTTGTAAAGTTGGTTTAGAACCACTCTCTTTTTCAACAGTTGTAGGAGTTGAACTTGCAGCAAAAGTTGGAGTTGGAACTTTATCTTCAATTACAACAGTTTTAATAACTTTTGCAATTAAATCTCCACTATTGATTTTTTGACCTTTTTCTACAAAAATTTCAATAACTTCTCCACCAAAAGGTGCAGGAACATCCATAGAAGCTTTTTCAGTTTCAAGAGTGATAATACTGTAATCTTTTACAATTATATCTCCTATATGAATCATAACATCAATTAAATCTACATCTTTTTCAGCCCCTAAATCAGGAACTCTTACTTCTTCAACAACTGATTTTATAGTTTGTTCTTTTACAAATTGTGGAGGAGTTATAGCAGCAATTTCCTCTTTTACCTCTTCAACTTTTGAAGCAGTAGCAGCAACTTCATCTGCTTGTGAGCTATTTACTTCAACTTCATCAGTTGCTTCAACTTTAGCAATTAAATCTCCACTGTTTACCTTATCACCAACTTTTACTAAAATTTCAACAATTTTACCTTTATAAGGAGTTGGAACATCCATAGAAGCTTTTTCAGTTTCTAAAGTGATAAGCCCATCTTCAATTTCAACGCTATCACCAATTTTTACCATTATGTCAATTAAATCAACATCTTTATCAGCACCTAAATCTGGAATAAAAACATCATAAACTTTTGCCATTTTTTACTCCTTAAGCATTTCTTGGATTGATTCTAGTTGCATCAATCTCATATTTTTTCATAGCTTCAAGAGCCACTTTTTTATCTAATTTACCATTTCTTGCAAGCTCTGCTAAAGTAGTATAAACAATAAAGTTTGTATCAACTTCAAAGAATTTTCTTAAGTTTGCTCTACTATCACTTCTTCCAAAACCATCAGTTCCTAAAGCTTTAAAACTTCCTTTTATGTAAGGTCTTAATTGTTCAGAATAAGCTTTTATATAATCAGTTGCACTAATAATAATGTTGTCATTATTGCTTCCTAAAACTTTTTCAACGTATGGTACTAGAGGCTCTTTATCTATATTTAAAAGATTTGCTCTTTCAACATCTTGAGCTTCTCTTGTTAATTCATTATAAGAAGTAACAGAGTAAATATCTACTTTAATATCATATTCACTTGATAAAATTTCTGCTGCTTTAATAGCTTCTTGGAAAATTGATCCTGAACCTAAAAGTTTAACTTGAAAATCATTTCTTGCTTCAAAAGTTTTAACTTTATAGATACCTTTTATAATTCCCTCTTCAGCACCTTCAGGCATTGCAGGTTGTACATAGTTCTCATTTAAAGTTGTAATATAGTAGAAGATATCTTCTTGTTTCTCACCATACATTCTATCAATACCATCTTTTACAATAACTGCAACTTCATAACCATAAGTTGGATCATAAGTAATACAATTTGGTACAGTATTTGCTAAAATGTGAGAGTGACCATCTTCGTGTTGTAAACCTTCACCATTTAGTGTAGTTCTACCACTTGTTCCACCAACAAGGAATCCTCTTGCTTTTTGATCACCAGCTGCCCAACATAAGTCACCAGTTCTTTGGAATCCAAACATAGAATAGAAAATATAGAATGGAATCATTGGACAGTTATTAACTGAATATGAAGTAGCTGCTGCAATCCATGAACTCATAGCTCCTAACTCATTAATTCCTTCTTGTAAAACTTGTCCTTTAATATCTTCTTTATAGAATGCTACTTGATCTTTATCTTGTGGAATATATTTTTGTCCAGCACTTGAATAAATACCAAATTGTCTAAACATACCTTCCATACCAAAAGTTCTAGCTTCATCAGGAACGATTGGAACAATGCTTTTTCCAATATTTTTATCTTTTAATAAAACATTTAAAACTCTTACAAATGCCATAGTTGTAGATATTTCTCTATCTCCACTTCCAGCTAAAATACTTTCAAAATCACCTAAAGCAGGAATTTCTAGTTTATTTGTAAATTTCTCTAATCTTTGAGGTACAAATCCACCAAGAGAAGCTCTTCTTTCTTTTAGATATTTAATTTCAGGAGAATCTTCAGATGGTCTATAATATGAATAAGATTCAACTGCTTCATCACTTATAGGTAAATCAAATCTATCTCTAAACGCTTTTAGGTGGTTTACATCTACTTTTTTAACTTGGTGAGCAATGTTCATACCTTCAGCAGCACTTCCCATTCCATAACCTTTTACAGTTTTTGCTAAGATTACTGTTGGTCTTCCTTTTGTTTCAACTGCTCTTTTGAATGCAGCATAAACTTTAACAGGGTCATGTCCACCTCTATTTAATTTCCAAATATCATTGTCACTTAAATTTTCAACTAGTTTTGCAGTTTCTGGGAATTTATTAAAGAAATTCTCTCTAGTATATGCTCCACCTTTTTGTTTAAAGTTTTGATATTCTCCATCAACTGTTTGTTCCATTAATTCAAGAAGTTTACCAGATGTATCTTTTTCTAAAAGTGCATCCCATAGACCTCCCCAAATTACTTTAAGAACTTCCCAACCAGCTCCTCTAAATTCACCTTCAAGTTCTTGAATAATTTTTCCATTTCCTCTAACTGGACCATCAAGTCTTTGTAAGTTACAGTTAATAACAAAAATAAGATTATCTAAACCTTCTCTAGCAGCCATACCAATTGCACCTAAAGATTCAGGTTCATCACACTCTCCATCTCCCATGAAACAATATACTTTTTGTTCACTACAATCTTTAATTCCTCTATTTGTAAGGTATTTTAAAAATCTTGCTTGATAAATAGCTTGTAATGGTCCAAGTCCCATAGATACTGTAGGGAATTGCCAATATGAAGGCATTAGTTTTGGATGTGGATAAGATGATAATCCATCATTAAATGCTTCTTGTCTAAAATTATCCATTTGTTCTTGAGTAAATCTTCCTTCTAAGAAACTTCTAGCATAAATACCTGGAGAAATGTGTCCTTGAAAAAATATTAAATCTCCACCATCTTTTTCATTTGGTGCTCTAAAAAAGTGATTAAAAGCAACATCATAAAGTGTAGCAGATGATTGAAAAGATGCTATATGACCACCAAGTTCAAGTTGTTTATTTGAAGCTCTTTGAACCATAATTTGAGCATTCCATCTAATA comes from the Aliarcobacter cibarius genome and includes:
- the lpdA gene encoding dihydrolipoyl dehydrogenase — encoded protein: MTEVKTQVLVIGAGPGGYSAAFRCADLGLETVIVERHPTLGGVCLNVGCIPSKALLHVAKVIEEAKHIEKAGIFYESPKIDIKKVAEYKSGVVKKLTGGLDAMAKMRKVQHIQGVAKFLDEHSVEVSLSNSDEKTKVTFDYCIIAAGSQSSKMSFIPHEDPRIWDSTNALEVKEVPKKLLILGGGIIGLEMGTVYSTLGSQVDVAIRGEQLMTGTDADLIKLYTKANANRFNIMYKTQTQSIIPKPDGIYVEFKGENAPKEGILYDAVLVALGRSANGNKLGLENTNVEVNEQGLIKVDSQLRTKVPHIFAIGDIIGQPMLAHKAVHEGHVAAEVIAGHKVYFEPKQIPSIAYTFPEIAWAGMTEIEAKKAGINYEVSTFPWSASGRALASDVSNTGMTKLIFNKDTHQLIGGAIVGENAGELLGEISLALEMDCDAEDIALTIHAHPTLHESIGMAAEIFEGTITDLPNAKAVKRK
- a CDS encoding dihydrolipoyllysine-residue acetyltransferase, with amino-acid sequence MAKVYDVFIPDLGADKDVDLIDIMVKIGDSVEIEDGLITLETEKASMDVPTPYKGKIVEILVKVGDKVNSGDLIAKVEATDEVEVNSSQADEVAATASKVEEVKEEIAAITPPQFVKEQTIKSVVEEVRVPDLGAEKDVDLIDVMIHIGDIIVKDYSIITLETEKASMDVPAPFGGEVIEIFVEKGQKINSGDLIAKVIKTVVIEDKVPTPTFAASSTPTTVEKESGSKPTLQEVAARSADIEEESKVLSKKATKVYASPSVRKVAREFGVDLGFVKGSGNKGRILVEDIKAYVKEQLNKPASASSIGFGFSLPESKEIDFSQFGKVNRVELSRVQKISGPFLHKNYLSAPHVTQFDEADITELEEFRKEQNEKAKDFKLSPLVFIIKAVQKALAIHPKFNSSLSLDGQELIMKEYYNIGVAVDTPNGLLVPVIKDVDKKGFKQIALELAELSQKARDGKLTSNDMSGGCFTISSLGGIGGTYFTPIINAPEVAILGISKSSIKPVFNGKKFKPRLMLPLSLSYDHKVIDGADGARFTTTVSQLLSDIRLLSL
- the aceE gene encoding pyruvate dehydrogenase (acetyl-transferring), homodimeric type — translated: MPKLHLEDINPLETKEWMEALEAVIEEEGVERAHFLLEKLIDKSRRSGAHLPYSATTAYINTIPTSEEPKMPADMDLERKIRSIIRWNAQIMVQRASNKQLELGGHIASFQSSATLYDVAFNHFFRAPNEKDGGDLIFFQGHISPGIYARSFLEGRFTQEQMDNFRQEAFNDGLSSYPHPKLMPSYWQFPTVSMGLGPLQAIYQARFLKYLTNRGIKDCSEQKVYCFMGDGECDEPESLGAIGMAAREGLDNLIFVINCNLQRLDGPVRGNGKIIQELEGEFRGAGWEVLKVIWGGLWDALLEKDTSGKLLELMEQTVDGEYQNFKQKGGAYTRENFFNKFPETAKLVENLSDNDIWKLNRGGHDPVKVYAAFKRAVETKGRPTVILAKTVKGYGMGSAAEGMNIAHQVKKVDVNHLKAFRDRFDLPISDEAVESYSYYRPSEDSPEIKYLKERRASLGGFVPQRLEKFTNKLEIPALGDFESILAGSGDREISTTMAFVRVLNVLLKDKNIGKSIVPIVPDEARTFGMEGMFRQFGIYSSAGQKYIPQDKDQVAFYKEDIKGQVLQEGINELGAMSSWIAAATSYSVNNCPMIPFYIFYSMFGFQRTGDLCWAAGDQKARGFLVGGTSGRTTLNGEGLQHEDGHSHILANTVPNCITYDPTYGYEVAVIVKDGIDRMYGEKQEDIFYYITTLNENYVQPAMPEGAEEGIIKGIYKVKTFEARNDFQVKLLGSGSIFQEAIKAAEILSSEYDIKVDIYSVTSYNELTREAQDVERANLLNIDKEPLVPYVEKVLGSNNDNIIISATDYIKAYSEQLRPYIKGSFKALGTDGFGRSDSRANLRKFFEVDTNFIVYTTLAELARNGKLDKKVALEAMKKYEIDATRINPRNA